Proteins from a single region of Carassius carassius chromosome 37, fCarCar2.1, whole genome shotgun sequence:
- the tmem106c gene encoding transmembrane protein 106C, protein MQQEHIATGRHYYKSLVSRWSWSVLLMGASVCRAGRSLLSRHSRAGHKGSLMGGDDSLDGLDRQEDIAQFPYVEFTGQDSITCPTCQGSGRIPSGQMNELVALIPYSDQRLQPRRTKLYVVLSVILCLLASSLVAFFLFPRPVLVVDDGIRSVTVHFDRNNSKVIINMTSSLNFTNSNFFTVLVDSVSCQVLYMKTVIGSRQLDNIIHIQPLSQRQVNFTVSMEIGGSLSYVYAFCTMASIKVHNIVVFLQTSVKTSYMVRAAQNTLEAYRYIDCGANSTIHQPSGLVWSKPHLPPDGKPLR, encoded by the exons ATGCAACAGGAACATATAGCTACAGGTCGACACTATTACAAG TCGCTGGTATCCCGCTGGAGCTGGTCTGTGCTTCTCATGGGTGCTTCTGTGTGCCGGGCCGGCCGCTCGCTCCTGTCCCGTCACAGCAGGGCCGGTCACAAGGGCTCTCTGATGGGGGGGGATGACTCTCTGGACGGTCTGGACAGACAGGAGGACATCGCCCAGTTCCCCTATGTGGAGTTCACGGGCCAAGACAGCATCACCTGTCCAACCTGCCAGGGGTCCGGACGCATCCCTTCAG GGCAGATGAATGAGTTAGTTGCTCTGATCCCCTACAGCGATCAAAGGTTACAGCCGAGGAGAAC GAAGTTGTATGTGGTGCTGTCAGTGATTTTGTGTCTGCTGGCGTCTTCTTTGGTGGCGTTCTTCCTGTTTCCACGTCCTGTGCTGGTTGTTGATGATGGCATTCGCTCTGTGACCGTGCACTTTGATCGCAACAACAGCAAAGTGATCATCAACATGACG AGCTCTCTGAACTTCACCAACTCTAATTTCTTCACGGTGTTGGTGGACAGTGTGAGCTGCCAGGTGCTCTACATGAAGACGGTCATCGGATCTCGACAGCTAGACAACATCATCCACATCCAGCCTCTCAGCCAGAGACAG GTCAACTTCACCGTCAGTATGGAGATTGGAGGAAGTCTCTCTTACGTTTA TGCCTTTTGCACCATGGCAAGCATCAAGGTCCACAACATTGTGGTGTTTCTCCA GACCTCTGTGAAAACCTCCTACATGGTGCGGGCGGCGCAGAACACGCTGGAAGCTTACCGCTACATCGACTGTGGCGCTAACTCCACCATCCACCAGCCCTCAGGACTGGTGTGGTCTAAACCTCACCTCCCTCCGGATGGGAAACCGCTCCGGTGA